From one Alicyclobacillus acidocaldarius subsp. acidocaldarius Tc-4-1 genomic stretch:
- a CDS encoding cytochrome P450, with the protein MLAPPGSPLMGLLSLHRTFASDEFELAAPRLRVRVAAGPASVKRVLHEQADAYSSRLEGDPVAALFGQGLLVIDGPRHGAVKDVIVRSSTRGVLESRLRDTLPALDEALQRTLGQGTISLPDMPRRMTWRALESVYFHHRLTPEEERAYLPDLTRLVYYIGPGWWLLLGKTPRLPKAYHRMRLRLTAMYEKALIRRDNAPIHALARAYGDEEMSFAVDQLMTLLVAGHDTATSLLSSLLILLAHRPDLQDALWGEIHGATGHERPEVRALDRLPLLDAVVKETLRLYPPIHSGLRSEVESGDRVMVSYFLLHRHQELWPDADSFVPERWLSGLAPGAYTYLPFGAGPRYCPGATFARLEVKWMLARLLQHVSLQPTSRPPRIAMRAALEHRPTVIAVRRR; encoded by the coding sequence ATGCTCGCGCCTCCAGGCAGTCCGCTCATGGGCTTGCTTTCGCTCCACCGAACCTTTGCTTCAGATGAGTTCGAGCTTGCGGCTCCGAGGCTGCGCGTGCGCGTCGCGGCAGGGCCGGCATCGGTCAAACGCGTTCTGCACGAACAGGCCGACGCTTACTCGTCTCGCCTGGAAGGCGATCCCGTCGCCGCCCTCTTCGGCCAAGGACTGCTTGTGATCGATGGCCCAAGACACGGTGCTGTGAAGGACGTGATCGTCAGGTCCAGCACGCGCGGCGTCCTCGAGTCGCGCCTCCGGGACACCCTGCCCGCGCTCGACGAGGCGCTTCAGCGCACCCTCGGCCAGGGCACGATATCCCTGCCCGACATGCCGAGGCGCATGACGTGGCGCGCACTGGAGTCCGTGTACTTTCACCATCGCTTGACGCCCGAGGAAGAGCGCGCGTACCTGCCCGATCTCACCCGCCTCGTTTACTACATCGGCCCCGGATGGTGGCTCTTGCTCGGCAAAACGCCCCGGCTGCCCAAGGCGTATCACCGAATGCGCCTTCGCCTTACGGCGATGTACGAAAAAGCGCTGATCCGACGGGACAACGCGCCCATTCACGCCCTCGCTCGGGCGTACGGAGACGAGGAGATGTCGTTCGCCGTGGATCAGCTCATGACGCTTTTGGTGGCGGGGCACGACACCGCCACGTCGCTTCTGTCCTCGCTCCTCATCCTGCTCGCGCATCGTCCCGACCTCCAGGATGCGCTCTGGGGAGAGATTCACGGCGCCACGGGGCACGAGCGGCCGGAAGTCCGCGCGCTCGACCGGCTGCCCCTTCTGGATGCCGTCGTGAAGGAGACGCTGCGCCTCTATCCCCCCATCCATTCCGGATTGCGCTCCGAGGTGGAATCTGGCGATCGCGTCATGGTGAGCTACTTTCTCCTGCACCGCCACCAGGAGCTCTGGCCGGACGCGGACAGCTTCGTCCCCGAGCGGTGGCTGAGCGGCTTGGCCCCGGGCGCCTACACCTACCTGCCGTTTGGGGCGGGTCCGCGATATTGTCCTGGAGCGACCTTTGCGCGCTTGGAGGTCAAGTGGATGTTGGCCCGGCTCCTGCAACACGTGAGCCTTCAACCCACGTCACGCCCGCCGCGCATCGCCATGCGCGCCGCGCTGGAACATCGGCCAACCGTCATCGCGGTGAGGCGCCGATGA
- a CDS encoding lycopene cyclase domain-containing protein — protein sequence MTYFGFLLRFIVAANAALWVARAARRRVGREGWVARMVRRSPLRITGYFAVLAAVILLYTTPWDGALIHLGVWAYARQRVWGLTLDGVPWEEILFYLLQSALVAQCFDLATAFRPRTAWARRQPVGKRGHLLVFALWWSLGFVALGSVFVLLNRWTHLTYLAMLVPWILLPLAVQSSYGFDGIAAQAGPVAVATLAPALYLSICDGIAIHSGIWFFHPERITDLRLGDVPIEEILFFSGTSLIVATSLAVIASRRSERWLRDRRAGR from the coding sequence ATGACCTATTTCGGCTTTCTCCTTCGATTTATCGTCGCCGCCAACGCCGCGCTGTGGGTTGCGCGCGCTGCACGTCGCCGCGTTGGCCGCGAAGGTTGGGTCGCTCGCATGGTACGCCGGTCACCACTTCGCATAACAGGGTATTTCGCTGTCTTGGCTGCGGTGATTCTCCTGTACACGACGCCCTGGGACGGCGCGCTCATCCATCTCGGCGTCTGGGCGTATGCCCGGCAACGCGTGTGGGGGCTGACGCTCGACGGCGTTCCGTGGGAAGAGATTCTTTTCTACCTTCTGCAATCCGCGCTCGTCGCCCAATGCTTTGACCTGGCGACGGCTTTCCGCCCCCGCACCGCATGGGCGAGAAGGCAGCCCGTGGGAAAGCGAGGACATCTGCTTGTCTTCGCGCTTTGGTGGAGCCTTGGATTTGTTGCGCTCGGATCCGTCTTTGTTCTCCTGAATCGTTGGACGCACCTCACGTATCTGGCGATGCTTGTGCCGTGGATTTTGCTGCCACTCGCAGTCCAGTCCTCTTACGGGTTCGACGGAATTGCTGCACAGGCGGGTCCTGTCGCTGTCGCTACTCTCGCACCAGCGTTGTACCTGTCCATTTGCGACGGCATTGCCATCCATAGCGGCATTTGGTTCTTTCATCCCGAGCGCATCACGGACCTCAGACTGGGCGACGTCCCCATCGAAGAAATCCTCTTCTTCTCGGGTACCAGCCTGATTGTCGCGACATCGCTTGCCGTGATCGCGTCGAGGAGGAGTGAGCGGTGGCTCCGAGATAGGCGGGCAGGGAGGTAG
- a CDS encoding glycerol-3-phosphate acyltransferase, with the protein MNAWMGWTLGLAAAFIVGACPFAVWLTRAMGRDPRSFGDGNPGAANAFRAAGFWPGAAVLVLDVAKGFVPGYFALRHIPTHWPLAALAAALPVYGHRFSPFLRGRGGIGLASWIGSVAGFLGPLAAGLLGCGFACGLAIRRLDRARTVALGAEVLLMGITVLPEVLWPVWRVHSLWSARLFWLLTAPLVWWGYRVRNVRREEV; encoded by the coding sequence ATGAATGCATGGATGGGATGGACGCTTGGGCTCGCGGCCGCGTTCATCGTCGGGGCTTGCCCGTTTGCCGTCTGGCTCACGCGCGCAATGGGTAGAGATCCGCGGTCGTTTGGAGACGGCAATCCGGGAGCCGCCAACGCGTTTCGAGCGGCCGGTTTTTGGCCCGGAGCCGCCGTGCTCGTGTTGGACGTCGCGAAGGGATTTGTGCCCGGGTATTTCGCCCTTCGTCACATCCCGACCCATTGGCCCCTCGCCGCGCTTGCCGCCGCCCTCCCGGTGTACGGTCATCGCTTCAGTCCGTTCCTGCGCGGCCGCGGCGGCATTGGCCTGGCGAGCTGGATTGGGTCAGTCGCTGGCTTCCTGGGCCCTCTGGCGGCGGGACTCCTCGGCTGCGGCTTCGCGTGCGGTCTTGCCATCCGGCGCCTGGATCGCGCCCGCACCGTCGCACTCGGGGCGGAGGTGCTGTTGATGGGCATCACGGTCTTGCCCGAGGTCCTCTGGCCGGTGTGGCGGGTTCACTCGCTTTGGTCCGCACGCTTGTTCTGGTTGTTGACAGCGCCGCTTGTGTGGTGGGGATACCGAGTTCGAAACGTTCGGCGGGAGGAGGTGTGA
- a CDS encoding glycosyltransferase, whose protein sequence is MHGLMLCYDGLICLIALLNRLLWPRLKRDREHVGHKAETFTGGRAKNLARVALLIPARNEAYQIRRCLEAICTSIDSSFRIIALDDESTDDTWRVLNETKADVNQRLTLLRGATRPQGWRGKNWACAQLADHAGDAEILIFIDADTRLDAAAVVENIRSTMLARDIQLLSVLPRQEAHGLAALLVYLLPWSLMAHVPLFLGRWRRKALPIAIGQVLAFQRSAYQTLGGHAAVRSAIAEDLALARKVARMGMNAAFLDGADIASCTMYTSWSRAWRGFQKNWCYTVGHPLLSCLVWAWLTYAFTWLPMYGLAEACLGHVDLAVLSQWPALLWIGLCSKRYLQMPIWVFVTAPISVALGFVLACDSWIHNARNTTLWS, encoded by the coding sequence ATGCACGGACTGATGCTATGCTACGATGGCCTGATTTGCCTCATAGCGCTGTTAAACCGCCTCCTGTGGCCCCGTTTGAAACGGGACAGGGAACACGTCGGGCACAAGGCGGAAACCTTCACGGGTGGACGTGCGAAAAACCTTGCCCGCGTCGCCCTCCTGATTCCGGCGCGGAATGAAGCTTATCAGATTCGGCGGTGCCTCGAGGCCATTTGTACGAGTATCGATTCATCGTTTCGCATCATCGCGCTGGACGATGAATCCACGGACGACACGTGGCGCGTGTTGAACGAGACGAAGGCCGACGTGAATCAGCGCCTGACCCTTCTTCGCGGAGCCACAAGGCCACAGGGATGGCGAGGGAAAAACTGGGCATGCGCTCAACTGGCCGATCACGCCGGAGACGCCGAGATCCTCATTTTCATCGACGCGGACACGCGTCTCGATGCGGCCGCCGTCGTCGAGAACATCCGATCCACCATGCTTGCGCGAGACATCCAACTTCTTTCCGTCTTGCCACGCCAAGAAGCACACGGCCTGGCCGCCTTGCTTGTATATTTGCTCCCTTGGAGCTTGATGGCCCACGTTCCCTTGTTTCTCGGCCGATGGCGCCGAAAAGCCCTCCCGATTGCCATCGGCCAGGTGCTCGCCTTCCAGCGCTCGGCCTATCAGACCCTTGGCGGCCACGCGGCTGTACGCAGCGCCATCGCCGAGGATCTCGCGCTCGCGCGGAAAGTAGCCAGGATGGGCATGAACGCAGCCTTTCTCGATGGGGCCGATATCGCCTCCTGCACCATGTACACGTCCTGGTCTCGGGCGTGGCGCGGCTTCCAGAAAAACTGGTGTTACACCGTCGGCCATCCCCTGCTTTCGTGTCTCGTCTGGGCTTGGCTCACGTATGCGTTCACATGGCTACCCATGTACGGCCTTGCGGAAGCCTGCCTGGGGCATGTCGATCTCGCCGTCCTCTCGCAGTGGCCCGCGCTGCTCTGGATAGGACTCTGCTCCAAAAGATACCTGCAGATGCCGATATGGGTGTTTGTCACGGCGCCCATCAGTGTTGCCCTCGGCTTTGTGCTCGCATGCGATTCGTGGATACACAATGCGCGCAACACGACCCTTTGGTCGTAG
- a CDS encoding DUF4129 domain-containing protein — MAITTCSTESERRSAAWTNLPLSLRLWASLTAGLSSWLVTMAFDWNSPSPLWGMAAWCVLEMALCVAMAISSGKFGGQRRVIGLALGYLGADVALAALHVGSVAMAVSGGMAGAWAVALWTLAITSRDADTAAKFALVAYSGLVTLAALMLWVDQSFHAAHRAPLRFAAWLAGAVIVGHLAWMARLQRARMREVERMGSTLGWVLAALRATLGPFGVILGAALLGVGVGAAVLVLVYPFLGYVLGIAFHAYIRWLATSHGNGVLTHLANARVQGSPRGDMWMLTGIAIALCAAGIAVWAWKLWRGGTGEEAREAGDTVQVATVHERLRDSLRFVPTDHPVRLRYQRWLLAMHRRGVTIRHAETPRRFAARAQDDGDSHAQRLTELYEQVRYTRDDG, encoded by the coding sequence ATGGCCATCACGACCTGTTCCACTGAATCTGAGCGCCGCAGCGCGGCATGGACGAACCTTCCACTCTCATTGCGCCTTTGGGCGAGTCTCACGGCGGGATTATCGAGTTGGCTCGTGACCATGGCCTTCGACTGGAATTCACCGAGTCCGCTGTGGGGGATGGCTGCTTGGTGCGTCTTGGAGATGGCGCTCTGTGTCGCCATGGCGATTTCTTCTGGGAAATTCGGCGGTCAAAGGCGCGTGATCGGACTGGCGCTGGGTTATCTCGGCGCAGATGTCGCCTTGGCCGCTTTGCACGTGGGGTCTGTGGCGATGGCGGTGTCGGGCGGGATGGCGGGCGCGTGGGCCGTCGCCCTTTGGACGCTAGCCATCACCAGTCGAGATGCGGATACTGCGGCGAAGTTTGCGCTCGTGGCGTATTCCGGCCTCGTCACGCTTGCTGCGCTGATGCTGTGGGTGGATCAATCGTTTCACGCCGCTCACCGTGCGCCGCTTCGTTTCGCGGCGTGGCTGGCTGGAGCCGTGATCGTCGGACACTTGGCGTGGATGGCGAGGCTTCAGCGCGCTCGCATGCGCGAAGTGGAGCGGATGGGAAGCACCTTGGGCTGGGTGCTGGCGGCGCTCAGGGCGACGCTTGGGCCCTTCGGCGTCATCCTGGGTGCCGCACTGCTCGGCGTGGGCGTGGGAGCGGCGGTATTGGTGCTTGTGTATCCGTTTCTCGGGTACGTGTTGGGCATTGCTTTTCACGCCTACATCCGATGGTTGGCCACTTCCCACGGGAACGGCGTCCTCACCCATTTGGCCAATGCGCGGGTGCAAGGCTCTCCTCGAGGCGACATGTGGATGCTCACGGGCATCGCCATCGCGTTGTGCGCGGCGGGGATCGCGGTCTGGGCGTGGAAGCTCTGGCGAGGTGGCACGGGGGAGGAGGCGCGGGAAGCGGGGGATACGGTTCAGGTGGCGACGGTGCACGAGCGCCTGCGTGACAGCCTGCGCTTCGTTCCGACGGATCACCCGGTTCGCTTGCGATACCAGCGCTGGCTGCTCGCCATGCATCGGCGCGGGGTGACCATCCGGCACGCCGAGACGCCGAGGCGGTTCGCGGCGCGCGCACAAGATGATGGGGACAGTCACGCGCAGAGGCTTACGGAACTCTATGAGCAGGTGAGGTACACAAGAGATGATGGGTGA
- a CDS encoding DinB family protein yields MDSFAFVESTHRETLAVIDSATDEEFNASPGAGRWSVAQVLEHIWKTDMSIIPVFRRAAKDRRPYTGTPKGVERAADRSVKLEAPEFIRPSDEPRSRDALRQALEDARRTLIESARALGGPEELARLAAPVPHPVLGELSLREWLEFVGYHERRHVAQAREALEAVRRA; encoded by the coding sequence ATGGACAGTTTTGCATTCGTCGAGTCGACGCACCGCGAGACGCTGGCCGTGATCGACAGCGCCACGGATGAGGAGTTCAACGCATCGCCAGGAGCCGGGCGCTGGAGCGTTGCACAAGTTCTGGAACACATTTGGAAAACCGACATGTCCATCATCCCCGTATTCCGGCGCGCCGCCAAGGATCGTCGCCCTTACACCGGGACGCCGAAGGGCGTCGAGCGAGCGGCGGATCGGTCAGTGAAGCTTGAGGCGCCGGAATTCATCCGCCCCTCGGACGAACCGAGGTCGCGCGATGCGCTGCGCCAAGCGCTGGAGGACGCGCGCCGGACGCTCATCGAATCCGCGAGAGCCTTGGGCGGCCCTGAAGAGTTGGCGCGCCTGGCAGCGCCTGTCCCTCATCCGGTGCTCGGGGAGTTATCGCTGCGCGAGTGGCTCGAGTTTGTCGGCTACCACGAGCGACGCCACGTGGCACAGGCTCGCGAAGCGCTTGAGGCTGTGCGCCGCGCGTGA
- a CDS encoding phosphotransferase has translation MSGLTVGVPGDWLDIVHAYLPGLAVDRLDVRDEGWDHWVVVVNRAWVFRFARRPGVAKRLCIEQRVLNHIDDRVLKAGVRVPRPSPVRDARGRVIGSRYPFISGEPLRAALLDGVDASTTDRIAEHLGSFLTILHDADVSAFQTQGVPALQTESFWQQDWREIQDRVLPLLDYDERREVLARFADFFDQALSGTLLRALLHGDLTHAHILYDPCVTEAIGIIDFGDVQIGDPAYDFAGLYWDYGPAFVRNVLDHYAAGQGKRDVHAFRARVEYLGLWVGLRELLHAVEHHHTRRMREIRAKFRASFSPR, from the coding sequence GTGTCAGGCTTGACGGTTGGCGTACCCGGCGACTGGCTGGACATTGTGCATGCTTACCTCCCGGGTCTCGCTGTGGATCGGCTGGACGTTCGCGACGAAGGGTGGGACCACTGGGTTGTGGTTGTGAACCGCGCTTGGGTGTTCCGATTTGCCCGCCGACCAGGCGTCGCAAAGCGGCTCTGCATCGAACAGCGTGTGCTCAACCACATTGACGATCGCGTCCTAAAAGCGGGCGTTCGCGTACCGAGGCCGAGTCCCGTGAGGGACGCGCGTGGGCGGGTCATTGGGAGTCGCTATCCATTCATTTCCGGGGAGCCTCTCCGCGCCGCGCTGTTGGACGGCGTGGACGCATCGACGACTGACCGAATTGCCGAGCATCTCGGCTCCTTCTTGACGATTTTGCACGACGCCGATGTTTCCGCGTTTCAGACCCAGGGTGTACCGGCCTTGCAAACCGAATCCTTCTGGCAACAGGATTGGCGTGAGATCCAGGATCGCGTCTTGCCCCTGCTGGATTACGATGAGCGTCGAGAGGTTCTTGCTCGATTTGCGGACTTTTTCGACCAAGCCCTCAGCGGCACCCTTCTGCGGGCGTTACTCCATGGCGATCTCACGCATGCACACATCTTGTACGACCCGTGCGTCACCGAAGCCATTGGCATCATCGACTTCGGCGACGTGCAGATTGGCGATCCGGCCTATGATTTCGCTGGGCTGTACTGGGATTACGGGCCAGCCTTCGTTCGGAACGTGCTCGACCACTATGCGGCTGGCCAGGGCAAGAGGGATGTCCACGCGTTCCGCGCTCGCGTCGAATATCTCGGCCTGTGGGTCGGGCTTCGAGAACTTCTTCATGCGGTGGAACATCATCACACCCGCCGCATGCGCGAGATCCGGGCCAAGTTTCGCGCCTCCTTCTCGCCCCGGTGA
- a CDS encoding MFS transporter, with the protein MVAGIITPEERAQFIGILHGVVSGIRLAGRLLAASSILWFSIREIALLDGLSFVIGGALYLFLPLPCWRKGLVSGVVRFGVSSTISPKACTKSSVMGFHAPVAHLLSVGAMVAGMLGTKLFRRVAQRYGVSLVFLIDFVLLGLCVLAIGVFDSVWIPMLSMFVMGVLQAAQNVLAPSYVLASFPHEVIGRVASVFSTVEVGSQAVGSAVLAVCASFLSVQWMFVTAGLLTLVSAPALFVRIKGGLVTSPTARNV; encoded by the coding sequence GTGGTGGCTGGGATCATCACGCCCGAGGAGCGGGCCCAGTTCATCGGCATTCTTCACGGTGTCGTGTCTGGCATTCGGCTGGCTGGGCGCTTGCTCGCGGCAAGCTCGATTCTTTGGTTCAGCATTCGAGAGATCGCACTGCTGGACGGGTTATCGTTCGTCATTGGAGGAGCCCTGTATCTTTTTCTCCCTTTGCCATGTTGGCGAAAAGGGCTGGTGAGCGGCGTCGTACGGTTTGGGGTTTCTTCCACGATCTCGCCGAAGGCGTGCACAAAGTCAAGCGTGATGGGCTTCCACGCGCCTGTTGCTCATCTTCTTTCTGTCGGGGCCATGGTTGCGGGAATGCTGGGGACAAAGCTGTTTCGCAGAGTTGCGCAACGGTATGGCGTAAGCCTGGTTTTTCTCATCGACTTCGTTTTGCTTGGTCTCTGCGTGCTGGCGATAGGCGTGTTTGACTCCGTTTGGATCCCGATGCTCAGCATGTTTGTCATGGGCGTGTTGCAAGCTGCGCAGAATGTGTTGGCTCCATCGTATGTCTTAGCGTCGTTTCCCCACGAGGTCATTGGGCGGGTTGCGTCCGTCTTTTCCACCGTCGAAGTCGGAAGTCAGGCAGTGGGAAGTGCTGTGCTCGCCGTTTGCGCCTCGTTTCTGTCGGTTCAATGGATGTTTGTCACCGCTGGCCTTCTGACGCTCGTGAGCGCGCCAGCCCTGTTCGTTCGGATCAAGGGAGGACTTGTGACAAGTCCGACGGCCAGGAATGTGTGA
- a CDS encoding LacI family DNA-binding transcriptional regulator — MPKRATIQDVARAAGVSVTTVSRYLNGRYESMSEKTREKIAAIIEELGYRPNALAKGLKAQRTETVGAIVVNMSYPFCVGFLRAFSRTLGDAGYHLMVAESEGDAKRERQLIESLVANRVEAIAVQTSGANNDYLEELAREMPVVLVDRAFALPHAYAIGTNNRDASREIAWQLFDLGYDCVVYLTEDERGIPTRTDRLEGYLDACRVALREPVVMRVRRGDPASFHEALARVDACARKARTAVYTANGLVLMECYRPLRALGHKVPVQLGIATFDQPDWADLVDPPLTCVRQPVEEMGEAAGRIIIARLRGKK, encoded by the coding sequence GTGCCAAAGCGGGCCACCATCCAGGACGTCGCGCGAGCGGCCGGGGTGTCCGTCACCACGGTCTCGCGCTACTTGAACGGGCGCTACGAATCCATGAGCGAGAAAACGCGAGAAAAGATTGCCGCGATCATCGAGGAACTCGGCTACCGGCCGAACGCGCTTGCCAAGGGGCTGAAGGCGCAGCGGACGGAGACCGTGGGCGCGATAGTGGTCAACATGAGCTATCCGTTTTGCGTCGGCTTTCTGCGCGCGTTCTCGCGGACGCTCGGCGACGCCGGGTACCATCTCATGGTGGCCGAGTCCGAGGGCGACGCAAAGCGGGAGCGACAGCTCATCGAGTCGTTGGTCGCCAACCGCGTGGAGGCCATCGCGGTGCAGACGAGTGGCGCCAACAACGACTACCTGGAGGAATTGGCGCGCGAGATGCCGGTGGTGCTGGTCGATCGCGCCTTCGCCCTGCCACACGCGTACGCCATCGGCACCAACAACCGCGACGCTTCGCGCGAGATCGCGTGGCAGCTGTTCGACCTCGGCTACGACTGCGTGGTGTACCTGACGGAAGACGAGCGCGGGATTCCCACGCGGACGGATCGCCTGGAAGGGTATCTGGACGCGTGCCGCGTGGCGCTGCGAGAGCCCGTGGTGATGCGCGTGCGGCGCGGCGATCCGGCTTCCTTCCACGAAGCGCTCGCCCGCGTGGATGCGTGTGCGCGCAAGGCGCGTACCGCCGTGTACACCGCGAATGGCCTCGTGCTGATGGAGTGCTACCGGCCGCTTCGGGCGCTCGGCCACAAGGTGCCGGTTCAGCTCGGCATTGCAACCTTCGACCAGCCGGACTGGGCCGATCTCGTCGATCCACCCTTGACCTGCGTCCGCCAGCCCGTGGAGGAGATGGGCGAAGCGGCAGGGCGGATCATCATCGCTCGCCTGCGGGGGAAGAAGTAA
- the gnd gene encoding phosphogluconate dehydrogenase (NAD(+)-dependent, decarboxylating) has translation MQVGLIGLGKMGHNLALNMMDHGHQVVAYDLHKPAVDAVAKEGATPATSVSDLVSKLTPPRIVWLMVPHGKPVDNLIDQLKPLLQSGDIIIEGGNSHYKDSIRHAEDLKKLGIHFFDVGTSGGMEGARHGACYMIGGDPEVFKTIEPLFRDTAVPNGYVYTGRAGSGHFAKMVHNGIEYGMMAAIGEGFEVLEKGPFDYDFAEIARCWSNGSVIRGWLMELAEKSFREDPRLEKIKGVVHASGEGQWTVQEALEVQAAVPVIATSVMMRYRSMQDDSFSGKVQAALRNEFGGHAVERA, from the coding sequence ATGCAGGTCGGCCTCATTGGTCTCGGCAAGATGGGCCACAATCTGGCGCTCAACATGATGGACCACGGGCACCAGGTGGTGGCGTACGATTTGCACAAGCCGGCGGTCGACGCCGTCGCCAAAGAGGGCGCGACGCCGGCCACTTCTGTTTCCGACCTCGTGTCGAAACTCACACCGCCGCGGATTGTCTGGCTCATGGTCCCGCACGGCAAGCCGGTGGACAACCTCATCGATCAGCTGAAGCCGCTTCTGCAGTCGGGCGACATCATCATCGAGGGCGGGAACTCCCACTACAAGGACAGCATTCGGCATGCGGAGGACTTGAAGAAGCTTGGCATTCACTTCTTCGACGTCGGCACCTCGGGCGGCATGGAAGGCGCGCGTCACGGCGCCTGCTACATGATTGGGGGAGACCCGGAGGTGTTCAAGACCATCGAGCCGCTGTTCCGCGACACGGCCGTTCCGAACGGCTACGTGTACACGGGGCGCGCCGGGAGCGGCCACTTCGCGAAGATGGTGCACAACGGCATTGAATACGGCATGATGGCGGCCATCGGCGAAGGGTTCGAAGTGCTGGAGAAGGGGCCGTTTGACTACGATTTCGCCGAGATCGCGCGCTGCTGGTCGAACGGATCGGTCATTCGCGGCTGGCTCATGGAACTGGCAGAAAAATCCTTCCGTGAGGATCCGCGGCTGGAGAAGATCAAAGGAGTGGTGCACGCCTCCGGCGAGGGGCAGTGGACGGTGCAGGAGGCGCTCGAGGTTCAGGCGGCCGTGCCGGTCATCGCCACCTCGGTCATGATGCGCTACCGCTCGATGCAGGACGACTCGTTCAGCGGCAAGGTGCAGGCGGCGCTCCGCAACGAGTTCGGAGGTCACGCGGTCGAGCGGGCGTGA
- the deoD gene encoding purine-nucleoside phosphorylase — translation MSTHIGAKPGEIAERILLPGDPLRAKYIANTYLEGSVCYNEVRGMFGYTGRYKGVPVSVQGTGMGVPSISIYAHELLADYGVKTLIRVGTCGAIRPEVRVRDVILAMSASTNSAPNRLRFGHVQYAPTANFDLLRTAYEIAREKGTSIHVGSVMTTDLFYADGTADLERWAKFGMLAVEMESAELFTLAVQFGARALSILTVSDHVLTGEETSAEERERSFGDMVEIALETAIRF, via the coding sequence ATGAGCACGCACATTGGCGCGAAGCCGGGCGAGATCGCCGAGCGTATCCTGCTTCCGGGCGATCCGCTTCGGGCCAAGTATATCGCGAACACCTACCTCGAGGGTAGCGTCTGCTACAACGAGGTGCGCGGCATGTTCGGCTACACGGGCCGCTATAAGGGCGTGCCTGTCTCCGTGCAGGGCACAGGCATGGGCGTGCCGTCCATCAGTATCTACGCGCACGAACTCCTCGCGGACTACGGCGTGAAGACGCTCATCCGCGTCGGTACCTGCGGCGCCATCCGACCCGAGGTCCGCGTCCGCGACGTCATCCTCGCGATGAGCGCCTCCACCAACAGTGCGCCCAATCGTCTCCGGTTTGGCCACGTGCAGTATGCGCCCACGGCGAACTTCGATCTGCTGCGGACCGCGTACGAGATCGCCCGGGAGAAAGGAACATCCATCCACGTCGGCTCCGTCATGACAACGGATCTATTTTACGCCGATGGGACGGCGGATTTGGAGCGCTGGGCGAAATTCGGTATGCTAGCGGTGGAGATGGAGAGTGCAGAACTATTCACCCTGGCCGTCCAGTTTGGCGCGCGGGCCTTGTCGATTCTGACGGTGAGCGATCACGTCCTCACCGGCGAGGAGACGTCTGCGGAAGAACGAGAGCGATCCTTCGGGGACATGGTCGAGATCGCGCTGGAGACGGCCATTCGGTTCTAG
- the dapD gene encoding 2,3,4,5-tetrahydropyridine-2,6-dicarboxylate N-acetyltransferase, whose protein sequence is MTMQTAEEIIRYISESKKKTPVKVYLRGKLDQIAFPEGLRPFVGPTSGVVFGEWSDVQAFLQQNRELIEDYEVEADRRNSAIPLLDLKDIPARIEPGAIIRDKVKIGENAVIMMGAIINIGAEIGPGTMIDMGAVLGGRATVGANCHIGAGAVLAGVIEPPSAKPVVIEDNVLVGANAVILEGVRVGKGAVVAAGAVVIEDVPPGTVVAGVPAKIIKRIEDVEASKIEIKEELRRL, encoded by the coding sequence ATGACGATGCAGACGGCTGAAGAGATCATTCGCTATATTTCGGAAAGCAAGAAGAAGACGCCTGTGAAGGTGTATCTGCGCGGCAAGCTGGACCAAATCGCGTTTCCCGAGGGCCTGCGTCCGTTTGTCGGGCCCACGTCCGGCGTGGTATTCGGCGAGTGGAGCGACGTGCAGGCGTTCCTGCAGCAAAACCGCGAGCTCATCGAGGACTATGAGGTCGAGGCGGATCGCCGCAACAGCGCCATTCCGCTCTTGGATCTGAAGGACATCCCGGCGCGCATCGAGCCGGGCGCCATCATTCGCGACAAGGTGAAAATCGGTGAAAACGCCGTCATCATGATGGGCGCCATCATCAACATCGGCGCGGAGATTGGGCCTGGCACGATGATCGACATGGGCGCCGTGCTCGGCGGGCGCGCCACGGTGGGCGCTAACTGCCACATCGGCGCGGGCGCTGTGTTGGCCGGCGTCATTGAGCCGCCGTCCGCGAAGCCGGTGGTCATCGAGGACAACGTGCTCGTCGGCGCCAACGCGGTCATCCTCGAGGGCGTGCGCGTGGGCAAGGGCGCGGTCGTGGCCGCGGGCGCGGTGGTCATCGAGGACGTGCCGCCGGGAACCGTGGTGGCGGGCGTGCCCGCCAAGATCATCAAGCGGATTGAGGACGTGGAGGCGAGCAAGATCGAAATCAAGGAAGAGCTGAGGCGCCTGTGA